The following proteins come from a genomic window of Crateriforma spongiae:
- a CDS encoding Yip1 family protein has protein sequence MRSDDSGTNPYATPSPLSVESSQNASFVGTDEDLHPFRTIWTSPRRTVRQIVSIDPKLYVVPLACLAGVGETLDRASTRNAGDDLPLAAILGIAILIGPLAGLFSLWIGSHLVRFSGSWIGGVASREHIKTAIAWASVPSIAALPLWIPQIVLFGSDLFTQETPGLEAQPMLLIPFLAFALVELVLGVWAFVLLCNTIAEVQGFRSAWRGFGNLILAGAVVVVPLLGLVLVVAMLSNA, from the coding sequence ATGCGCAGCGACGACTCAGGGACCAATCCCTATGCCACCCCAAGTCCACTGAGCGTCGAGTCCAGTCAGAACGCGAGCTTTGTTGGTACGGACGAAGACCTGCATCCCTTTCGTACCATTTGGACATCGCCGCGGCGGACCGTTCGTCAGATTGTTTCGATCGATCCAAAGCTTTACGTCGTGCCTTTGGCTTGTCTGGCGGGGGTTGGCGAAACGCTGGATCGGGCGTCGACGCGAAACGCGGGCGACGATCTTCCCCTGGCCGCGATCCTTGGAATCGCGATTCTGATCGGACCCTTGGCGGGGTTATTCAGTCTATGGATCGGTTCGCATTTGGTCCGCTTTTCCGGCAGTTGGATCGGAGGCGTCGCCAGTCGCGAACACATCAAGACGGCCATTGCCTGGGCATCGGTTCCGTCGATCGCCGCGCTGCCTTTGTGGATACCCCAGATCGTTTTGTTCGGTTCGGACCTGTTCACTCAGGAGACGCCGGGGCTTGAGGCACAACCCATGCTGTTGATCCCGTTCTTGGCGTTTGCGTTGGTCGAGCTGGTGTTGGGTGTCTGGGCATTCGTATTGCTTTGCAACACGATCGCAGAGGTCCAGGGTTTCCGATCCGCTTGGCGAGGGTTCGGGAATCTGATCCTGGCCGGGGCCGTTGTGGTCGTTCCGTTGCTAGGACTCGTCCTCGTGGTCGCCATGCTTTCGAATGCATAA